One region of Chryseobacterium muglaense genomic DNA includes:
- the gcvH gene encoding glycine cleavage system protein GcvH yields MNTPSELKYTKDHEWVKIEGNVATIGITDFAQGELGDIVYVDVDTVDDDVNGGDVFGSVEAVKTVSDLFLPISGKVIEFNAGLEDQPELLNSDPYGDGWIIKLEIAEDADHSELLTAEEYQAIIG; encoded by the coding sequence ATGAATACACCGTCAGAATTAAAGTACACTAAAGACCACGAGTGGGTAAAGATCGAAGGTAACGTTGCTACAATTGGTATCACAGACTTTGCACAGGGAGAGTTGGGAGATATCGTTTATGTAGATGTAGATACAGTAGATGATGATGTGAATGGAGGAGATGTTTTCGGAAGTGTAGAAGCTGTAAAAACGGTTTCAGATTTATTCTTGCCAATTTCAGGAAAAGTAATTGAGTTCAACGCAGGTTTAGAAGATCAACCAGAATTATTAAACTCAGATCCTTACGGAGACGGATGGATTATCAAGCTTGAAATCGCAGAAGATGCAGATCATTCAGAATTGCTTACTGCTGAAGAATATCAAGCAATCATTGGATAA
- a CDS encoding VanZ family protein, with product MLLRPGVENKEYFFMFSGIDKVLHLGIFAALGFCFIAAFPKIRFSYFFQIMLIYAFLTEILQEEMKLGRSMETLDIVADTIGCLIGYYIYKVLVKRFL from the coding sequence ATGCTTCTGCGTCCCGGTGTCGAGAACAAAGAATACTTCTTTATGTTCAGTGGTATCGACAAGGTTTTGCACTTAGGCATATTTGCGGCTTTAGGCTTTTGCTTTATCGCAGCCTTTCCAAAAATCAGATTTTCCTATTTCTTTCAGATCATGCTCATTTATGCATTTCTCACAGAAATTCTCCAGGAAGAAATGAAACTCGGCAGATCAATGGAAACACTAGACATCGTCGCCGACACCATCGGTTGCCTAATAGGATACTATATATACAAAGTATTAGTCAAACGTTTCCTCTGA